AGCCCAAGAAGCAATTTTGTACACACCAGATGCATATTGTAGCTTGACGGTATTTCCAATGTCTGCGAATTTGCGATCCTCAAAGATAAGAAAACGATGCTTTTTACCTAAGGCCACCAGTTTTTCTACCATATCCTGGTCGAAATCCTCGACAACGTCAATATGTGTCTTGATAACACAGACATAGGGTCCAATTTTATCTACCAATTCTAAGATTTCGGATTTCTTCGTCAAATCGACCGCGACTGACAAGTtgctttgcttttcttccATCAAAGCCAACAATTCCTTGGCAATGGGATTTTTCATCCCCTCAGCTCTAGCTGAATAGCTTTGAAATACTCTAGCATCCATaactttgcttttaaaCCTTTAATTTCGATCCAAGCAAAAAAGAGGTTCTTGGTAGGACAATACGGTAAGAAAACACGACATGTGCAGAGATGCCGACGAAGCATAGTTAAACTGGGATggtaaaatcaattaagAATTTATAAAGACAAAATTGTATAAGTCTCTAAAACATCTTAATTATACCTCACAGAACTATCTAAAATATATTCACAAAGTGCAAACATTATCATGAAAAAGAaccattttaatttaaagcaAGGGCATTAAGGCTTATTTACAGAATTTCTTACTTTTGTAAAGATTATAAGGCTGATTATCTTTTTCACCATGCCAAAAATTACACAAGATAGAATGGatgtttgaaattaaaCGTGAGTATACAAACAAATACACTAGGTAAATCgaaacatttttttctccatTAAGTAACAAATTCCTATTTAGAGAAAGAATGCTGAGTAGATTAAATAATCTAtacaaacttttttaacacAAATGCATACATATAGCCAGTGGGATTTGTAGCTAAGCTTCAGGAGTTTTATCCATTTAATGTATGgaatcaaaatttaaagctTCTGTCAAAGTTTAacaatatttcttttggtTTAAATCAAATCTTCCATGCGATTAAGAAGATAGATGCTGAACAAAAGAAGCACATGGATAACCACAAAAGCAGTTTGCTCATGGGTACAAccatgaatttttttttcgacaATGATTCAAAGACCAGTATATCCAATACGCATCCTAGAATCTAGTCAAAGAAGAACCTAAAGTAGAGATGCAAATGCGCTAAAAAGAGTGGATATAAATTCAATATCATTTATAAAACAACTTCTTCcattaaaaattccttgggcaaaacaaaagttcCAATCataaaaagttaataagTTCTGAGTTGTGTCAAATCTGACATGGCATTCCTCAATAATGACACTCACTCATTATGTAAGCATCGAAAACATATTAAAATCTATACAAGCTGTTTTGTCATTACGGTCTGGCATCAACTTTTTTAGAGGCGGTACGAAGATGATTTTGCACACGGATAACCAATTCTTCATGAGATCCGCTAGTTTTaagtgaattttttttacaatactCAATTAACTGTTTTTTTGACCATTGACTAGGAGGACTTTGAGAAATGGAGGATGAAGCTGTCTCCCTGGAATTGTCTGTGATAGGACTAACTACAACCGCCAGGGAAGAAGCAGCAATAATTGCAGCAAACGATAAAGTTAAGACATTAGCTATTTTCATCGAAGATGAAATACAAATGAGTAAAAAGAAcccaaaaatgaaaactgttattaaaaaggagattttgaaaatttaaaggttGAGGTAAAGAACGGTTGTAGAAGACGAGCATCTAGAGGAAGACGCCCCCAACTGTGGCCAACGTTTTTCATTACCCAAATTCATCTGACATTGATTATGATACATTGAAGGTGTGCTTACATCTTTCTAGTCATTATTTTGATACCACCACTTAGAATATCCATTTCAACTTCTACCGATTTTCAATCGTGTTACGAAAACTTATTGTAATCGATTCAACGTTTTACTTgacattaattttttaagcataTCTACTTTCTTATAAAGAATTGTACTAGTACTCAAACAATGAGTTGTTAAGATAATTGTgtataaaatttcataaatctAAACATATATCATCACaatgacaaaaaaaactcaaaTATGGAGTGCTTTATCTCCATCATTTCAAACGCCCTTAAATAAGGAGCTTATCTTTTTGATTCTAAGTTTCGTTcattaaaggaaaaaaacaTTCCCATCAAAACAATTAGTACAACAGTTCATCAGATTTAAAGAGAGCTAAGGACCTTGTCAGCGGAGGAAATATCAACATCGGTGACCTCGTTCTCAATGAAAACCTTGACAACCTTGCCATTCTCGACAACAGCGGCATAACGCTTGGAGCGAAGAGGGCCCAAAAGACCGCTAGCGTCGAAGCCAGCATCAAAGGCCTTGGTAAACTCTCCGTTCCAGTCGGCGACAAAGTGAACACCACTTTGCTCACCACCGTCGAAAGACTTCTTCCAAGCCTTGGTGACGAAAACGTCATTTACGGCAACGACATAGATTCCGCTGATGCCCTTGGCAGCAAATTGCTTCTCATTTGCAATATAGCCAGGAACTTGAGAAGAACAAGGAGGAGTGAAAGCGCCGGGAACACCGACAATGATGAATTTGCCTTGAGAAGGGAATTCAACAACCTCTTCGGGCTTGTTTTCCCAAAGAGTAACTTTAGGCAAAGTAGATCCGACAGCAACCATTTTTAATAGTAGTAATAAATTTGTGTAAAAGTTAAAGCAAGTGGTATAAAATCTTTAGGAGTAACGGcgtattcaaaaaatgtcGTTCAAGTTTAAAGATAGTATTATCAAGACAAATGGGCACATGTCgttaatatatatacctTTCTACAAAAACGAATCTTTTGGTGACGTCAAATCACCAAATTTGTCGGGATggaagattttttttctttactgTTCTTCATCTTTGTATGAAGAGCTTTGTGGGCTGCGAGTGGTGGAAAATCCCAACCGGCACTGAGACCGCGCACAGCTGCGTTTTCAATGGTTCGTGCGATATTCGGTATTTGACTGTTGTAAAAAGGCAAGAAACGCTGAGACAAAGTGTTTACTAGACAgccatttttattaaaaagaaaaagaaaatggcAATAGAGAAGATTACGTTATCGGGTAGTATGCATGCCCGGGTGTTAATTATTcctttgaaattttgaatttttaaggTTTTAACGAAGTGATGATgtttttcttgtttaattttcacATCAATATCAGCAGTAACgttaagaaaaaagtttgattcattttcaaGGTTGTTTAATTGCTTTCAAGAAAGTCACTGTAGTTTCCCCTCTAAAATAGGTGAgaaattttcatcaaattcgATTCATCACTTCCTGCACCTCTCGGAACTGTAGAtaccttttcaaaatttattgctCACGATTTGCTTTGCGGTATCTATGAACAGATAAATGGCGCAAACCCCGACGTGGTATAACGAACCGCAAATTTTTGAGTCCTCGAATTCATTTACGAATTAGAAATGTTAACACAAAGACCACACTTGTGTTCGTCAAATCAATTTTCCGTGGTATTGCGACACAATTAGCCAGTGCTATGAATAGAGCGAGAAAGGTGGAAAAATTG
Above is a genomic segment from Schizosaccharomyces pombe strain 972h- genome assembly, chromosome: III containing:
- the new25 gene encoding protein new25; the protein is MKIANVLTLSFAAIIAASSLAVVVSPITDNSRETASSSISQSPPSQWSKKQLIEYCKKNSLKTSGSHEELVIRVQNHLRTASKKVDARP
- the pmp20 gene encoding thioredoxin-related chaperone Pmp20 produces the protein MVAVGSTLPKVTLWENKPEEVVEFPSQGKFIIVGVPGAFTPPCSSQVPGYIANEKQFAAKGISGIYVVAVNDVFVTKAWKKSFDGGEQSGVHFVADWNGEFTKAFDAGFDASGLLGPLRSKRYAAVVENGKVVKVFIENEVTDVDISSADKVLSSL